The following coding sequences are from one Humulus lupulus chromosome X, drHumLupu1.1, whole genome shotgun sequence window:
- the LOC133806421 gene encoding extensin-like, with protein MGRMKYIARRKKRTANSPSNQPAPYTEEPSTNPQPIKIVPPKIQTKARPRDGLRPGVEWYVAPPSIVSARMDVRESTVGNATGGEIPEQHQDVSQPPRRRATGVTIREPSNIPRAATILTQHGKGKQKLPKYTESILESSDENVMNSREAFDRYSKPKAKTSASKRKESRQHPGESSSDPSKKRARTKGPPTPVHSKETTPSPAPVNLTPPAPVDPTPPALVNPTPPD; from the exons ATGGGTCGCATGAAGTATATTGCTCGCAGAAAGAAGAGAACAGCCAATTCTCCTTCTAACCAGCCTGCCCCTTACACCGAAGAGCCTTCTACAAATCCCCAACCTATAAAAATTGTACCACCCAAAATCCAAACTAAAGCCCGACCTCGCGACGGCCTTAGGCCAGGGGTTGAATGGTACGTTGCGCCTCCTAGCATCGTATCAGCTAGGATG gatgtgagggagtctacAGTAGGAAATGCTACTGGAGGAGAGATCCCCGAGCAGCACCAGGATGTGTCACAGCCTCCAAGAAGGCGGGCaacaggagtgaccatcagggaaccttccaacaTCCCACGAGCTGCTACTATTCTGACCCAACACGGGAAGGGCAAGCAGAAACTTCCAAAATACACCGAGTCCATACTCGAGTCTTCTGACGAgaatg TCATGAATTCTAGAGAGGCATTTGATCGGTACAGCAAACCCAAAGCCAAGACTTCTGCGAGCAAGAGAAAAGAAAGCAGGCAGCACCCTGGGGAAAGTAGCAGCGACCCTTCCAAGAAAAGGGCTCGAACTAAGGGCCCTCCTACACCTGTACATTCCAAGGAAACTACTCCTTCTCCAGCTCCCGTCAACCTGACTCCCCCAGCTCCTGTCGACCCGACTCCTCCAGCTCTTGTCAACCCAACGCCTCCTGATTAG